The following proteins are co-located in the Haloarcula marismortui ATCC 43049 genome:
- the tnpA gene encoding IS200/IS605-like element ISHma7 family transposase: MGEKRSNHTVYNINYHFVWCPKYRHTILEPIEDSLEASFRAMCDEYGYEILSLHISPDHVHLFLSAHPKHAPSEIVRTVKSITAREMWEQYESYLEEYLWGGGFWEESYYVGTAGDVSTDTIEQYIERTEHV; encoded by the coding sequence ATGGGCGAGAAGCGGTCGAACCACACGGTGTACAACATTAACTACCACTTCGTGTGGTGTCCGAAGTACCGCCACACCATTCTCGAACCAATCGAGGATTCGCTGGAAGCGAGTTTCCGTGCCATGTGCGACGAGTACGGCTACGAGATACTGTCGCTCCACATCTCACCCGACCACGTACACCTGTTCCTGTCAGCCCACCCGAAGCATGCGCCGAGCGAGATTGTGCGAACGGTCAAGAGCATCACGGCGCGGGAGATGTGGGAACAGTACGAGTCGTACTTGGAGGAGTATCTGTGGGGAGGTGGGTTCTGGGAGGAATCGTACTACGTGGGGACGGCGGGTGATGTTTCGACCGACACGATTGAGCAGTATATCGAGCGAACGGAACACGTTTAA
- a CDS encoding phosphate signaling complex PhoU family protein — METRKVQRLGPSTLAMTLPAEWASAHDVEKGDEVSLRMGGKGTLTVMPESVQTEESEAIIHAENLDAASVERAIVAQYVLGRRVIHVEAPEGETLESSHINAVYNAETQLMGLGVIEETPDRIAIRCSVDPEDFTLNNLLERLESTGSTMRNEAVKSLAHGNPDLAQRALNRERQANKIFVLLLRLIFTAYQNPNLARAIGLNDGFPLIGYRSIAKNLELTADNAEDIAEIALETEDHSLNVDSSTMRRIREFTDQVNDITELAVQAAVDRNYDTAIQVRELYKDIGDKEHEILDDLPEMDNEALLEVREVLVSLQQTAEFAVRSAEIATNLALNEESEHTTIE; from the coding sequence ATGGAAACCCGGAAAGTCCAGCGATTGGGACCGTCGACACTCGCGATGACGTTGCCGGCGGAGTGGGCCAGTGCGCACGATGTCGAGAAAGGCGACGAAGTGTCACTGCGGATGGGCGGCAAAGGCACGCTGACAGTCATGCCCGAGTCCGTCCAGACTGAGGAGTCAGAGGCTATCATCCACGCGGAGAATCTCGATGCCGCGTCCGTCGAGCGGGCTATCGTCGCCCAGTATGTGCTCGGTCGGCGCGTCATCCACGTCGAAGCCCCAGAAGGCGAGACGCTAGAATCGTCCCACATCAACGCCGTCTACAACGCCGAAACCCAGCTGATGGGCCTCGGCGTCATCGAGGAGACGCCGGACAGAATCGCGATTCGCTGCTCCGTCGACCCGGAGGACTTCACGCTCAACAACCTCCTCGAACGGCTGGAATCCACCGGCTCGACAATGCGAAACGAGGCGGTGAAATCCCTCGCCCACGGCAACCCCGACCTCGCTCAGCGGGCGCTCAACCGCGAGCGACAGGCCAACAAGATATTCGTCCTGCTGCTACGGCTCATCTTCACGGCCTACCAGAACCCCAACCTCGCGCGGGCTATCGGCCTCAACGACGGCTTCCCGCTCATCGGCTATCGGTCGATTGCGAAGAACCTCGAACTGACGGCGGACAACGCCGAGGACATCGCCGAGATCGCCCTGGAGACCGAGGACCACTCGCTCAACGTCGACAGCTCCACGATGCGCCGCATCCGCGAGTTTACCGACCAGGTCAACGACATCACCGAGCTGGCGGTGCAGGCGGCTGTCGACCGTAACTACGACACCGCGATTCAGGTCCGAGAACTGTACAAGGATATCGGCGACAAGGAACACGAAATCCTCGACGACCTGCCGGAGATGGACAACGAGGCGCTACTGGAAGTGCGTGAAGTGCTTGTCAGCCTCCAGCAGACCGCCGAGTTCGCGGTCCGGAGCGCAGAGATCGCGACGAACCTCGCGCTCAACGAGGAGTCCGAGCACACGACAATCGAGTGA
- a CDS encoding DUF4349 domain-containing protein has product MASRIRVLAVVGLLLLAGCTGMGGSGDAGEAQGGGDGAQMSSGGDGSSQPVEADSKASAGDSENIQAGDAAADRAIIRNGRMVVEVENYSATANAIAARARTSGGYVSDSNRELHRDDGETWYTGYIVVRVPSEEYEPTQSMVSKQGTVRSEETTTKDVTDKLVDLEARLTNLRERRDRLRTFYERANSTEELLRIEEELSSVQSDIERLEAQKRSLEQRVAYSTLRVEIHEPAPEPSAQQVPYHEQSLVAAFLSSVTDVYVFTRGLLVTAASLAPWLVVLAVPVVGGRRLLRGRSLSVLGRRGTSESAIEDGDDGSSDPQQEPTPEPTDESPDDDA; this is encoded by the coding sequence ATGGCTTCCCGAATCAGGGTCCTCGCTGTCGTCGGTCTCCTCTTGCTGGCCGGCTGTACCGGCATGGGCGGAAGTGGCGATGCGGGCGAGGCACAGGGCGGCGGCGATGGCGCACAGATGTCCAGCGGCGGCGACGGGTCGAGTCAGCCCGTCGAAGCGGATTCCAAGGCGAGCGCTGGCGATAGCGAAAACATTCAGGCCGGCGACGCGGCGGCCGACCGGGCAATCATTCGCAACGGACGGATGGTGGTCGAAGTGGAGAACTACTCCGCGACAGCCAATGCAATTGCCGCTCGCGCTCGCACGTCCGGCGGATACGTGAGCGACTCGAACCGCGAACTCCACCGTGACGACGGCGAGACGTGGTACACCGGCTACATCGTCGTCAGAGTGCCAAGCGAGGAGTACGAGCCGACGCAGTCGATGGTGAGCAAGCAGGGAACGGTCCGCTCCGAGGAAACAACGACGAAAGACGTGACCGACAAACTGGTCGACCTCGAAGCGCGATTGACCAACCTCCGGGAGCGCCGCGACCGACTGCGGACCTTCTACGAGCGAGCTAACAGCACGGAGGAACTGCTCCGCATCGAAGAGGAACTGTCGTCGGTTCAGAGTGACATCGAACGCCTCGAAGCACAGAAGCGCTCGCTCGAACAGCGGGTCGCCTATTCGACGCTGCGCGTCGAGATCCATGAGCCAGCGCCCGAGCCGTCGGCCCAGCAAGTGCCGTACCACGAGCAGTCGCTTGTCGCTGCGTTCCTCTCGTCAGTGACCGACGTGTACGTGTTCACTCGTGGGCTGCTGGTGACCGCCGCGAGTCTCGCGCCGTGGCTCGTCGTCCTCGCCGTCCCAGTCGTCGGCGGCCGCCGACTCCTCCGCGGTCGGTCGCTCTCGGTGCTGGGCCGACGTGGCACGTCTGAATCGGCCATAGAAGACGGCGACGACGGCAGTAGCGACCCACAGCAGGAACCAACTCCCGAACCGACTGATGAGTCGCCCGACGACGACGCGTAG
- a CDS encoding ATP-NAD kinase family protein encodes MRRIGVVVNPIAGMGGRVGLKGTDGKVAEARRRGAEQRAPDRARTALASLAEVGTDVELLTYGDPMGERLAREAGFDPTVVGTPAGADETGSEDTRDAVRAFVEADADVILFVGGDGTAVDVATTLDDLDAAIPILGVPAGVKVYSSVFGVSPRAAGRIVARFSETERAEVNDIDEDAFRGGEVVTELRAVAEVPVADQRQSAKQLGGGSVESLAESVANAADPDVTYVLGPGSTVGAIKEELGFDGTTLGVDVWRDGEVLARDAAESDILDALGDRNVIVVSPIGGQGFVFGRGNQQLSPAVIRQCDLEVVASRRKLDGIGTLRVDTGDPELDAELRGWLRVRVGRHERRLVEVV; translated from the coding sequence ATGCGACGAATCGGTGTCGTGGTCAACCCCATTGCCGGCATGGGCGGCCGCGTCGGCCTCAAAGGCACTGACGGGAAAGTCGCGGAAGCGCGCCGCCGCGGCGCGGAGCAACGCGCACCGGACCGCGCACGGACAGCGCTTGCCTCACTCGCCGAGGTCGGGACGGACGTGGAACTGCTCACGTACGGCGACCCGATGGGAGAGCGTCTCGCTCGTGAGGCGGGCTTCGATCCGACGGTCGTTGGCACTCCGGCGGGCGCTGATGAGACAGGCAGCGAGGACACCCGAGATGCGGTCCGAGCGTTCGTCGAGGCGGATGCGGACGTGATTCTGTTCGTCGGTGGCGACGGCACGGCTGTCGACGTGGCGACAACCCTCGACGACTTGGACGCGGCTATCCCGATTCTGGGCGTCCCGGCCGGTGTTAAGGTGTACTCCTCCGTGTTCGGCGTGTCGCCACGTGCGGCCGGGCGCATCGTGGCCCGCTTCTCCGAGACGGAGCGCGCGGAGGTCAACGATATCGACGAGGACGCCTTCAGAGGCGGGGAAGTGGTCACCGAACTCCGGGCCGTCGCGGAGGTCCCAGTCGCAGACCAGCGCCAGTCAGCCAAGCAGCTGGGCGGCGGCAGTGTCGAATCCCTCGCCGAGAGCGTCGCCAATGCCGCTGACCCGGATGTGACCTACGTCCTTGGACCGGGGAGTACTGTTGGCGCTATCAAAGAGGAACTGGGGTTCGATGGAACGACGCTTGGTGTAGACGTATGGCGCGACGGAGAGGTGCTCGCCCGCGACGCCGCCGAGTCGGACATCCTCGACGCCCTTGGTGACCGAAATGTCATCGTCGTTTCGCCTATCGGCGGGCAGGGGTTCGTGTTCGGTCGGGGGAACCAGCAGCTATCGCCGGCGGTCATCAGGCAGTGTGACCTCGAAGTGGTCGCCTCGCGGCGGAAACTAGACGGTATCGGCACCCTCCGTGTCGACACCGGCGACCCGGAATTAGACGCGGAACTGCGCGGCTGGCTGCGGGTCCGCGTCGGGCGGCACGAACGCAGACTCGTCGAAGTCGTCTGA
- a CDS encoding CDC48 family AAA ATPase translates to MSGSTEAGVELTVEGANKRDAGRGIARLPESARTELGVLSGSPVIIDGDDMTVVKVWPADDDGSFVRIDSDTRANAGVNIGDTVTVTSGSVSEATEIAVQPVEPMPGSEDYESLVRKRLVDQIIQADERTHIDGLGTFLVRKTSPSGPVRVTDATAVTVLPGLDGGSGAGQSSSDEATTTNTPTAETESGVSYEDIGGLDEELDRIREMIEMPLSEPEEFRRLGIDPPSGVLLHGPPGTGKTLIARAVANEVDAYFDTISGPEIVSKYKGESEERLREAFEKAEANAPAILFVDEIDSIAGSRDEDADMENRVVAQLLTLMDGLEDRGRVVVIGATNRVDAIDPALRRGGRFDREIEIGVPGEHGRREIMDVHTRDMPLHDDVDLDRIAAQTHGFVGADLASLTTEAAMAALRTDRDDGDVHQDDFETALATVDPSAMREYVAESPTATFDDVGGLAEVKQTLTETIEWPLSYGELFTATNTDPPSGILLYGPPGTGKTLLARAVAGESDVNFIHVAGPEIMDRYVGESEEAVRELFERARQTAPSIIFLDEIDAIASHRGQGNEVTERVVSQLLAELDGITENPNLVVLAATNRRDMIDDALLRPGRLEQHVEVPNPDRDAREEILAVHTAGKPLAADTDIEDLAEKTDGFSGAELEAVVREASMLAIREVASAYGPEEATENAEEVEITPAHFSEALERERTR, encoded by the coding sequence ATGAGCGGGTCCACTGAGGCCGGTGTCGAACTCACCGTCGAGGGTGCGAACAAGCGCGACGCCGGGCGCGGTATCGCACGACTGCCGGAGTCCGCACGGACTGAATTGGGCGTGCTGAGCGGGTCGCCCGTCATCATCGACGGGGATGACATGACTGTCGTGAAAGTCTGGCCGGCTGACGATGACGGCTCGTTTGTCCGTATCGATTCGGACACTCGGGCGAACGCCGGCGTCAACATCGGCGACACTGTCACAGTAACAAGCGGGTCGGTCTCAGAGGCCACCGAAATCGCCGTCCAGCCGGTCGAACCGATGCCGGGGAGCGAGGACTATGAGAGTCTGGTCAGGAAGCGTCTCGTCGACCAGATTATTCAGGCCGACGAACGGACGCACATCGATGGATTGGGGACCTTCCTCGTCCGCAAAACGTCTCCGTCGGGGCCGGTCCGGGTTACCGACGCGACAGCGGTGACCGTGCTGCCGGGACTCGACGGCGGCAGCGGCGCGGGCCAGTCGTCATCCGACGAGGCAACAACAACGAACACGCCGACCGCCGAAACAGAGTCCGGGGTGAGCTACGAGGACATCGGCGGCCTCGACGAGGAACTGGATCGCATCCGCGAGATGATAGAGATGCCGCTCTCGGAGCCCGAGGAGTTCCGCCGTCTGGGTATCGACCCGCCAAGCGGGGTCCTGCTGCACGGCCCGCCCGGGACGGGGAAGACCCTCATCGCCCGCGCCGTCGCCAACGAGGTCGACGCCTACTTCGACACCATCTCGGGCCCCGAAATCGTCTCGAAATACAAGGGCGAAAGCGAGGAACGGCTCCGCGAGGCCTTCGAGAAAGCCGAAGCGAACGCGCCTGCCATCCTCTTCGTCGACGAGATCGACTCCATCGCTGGCTCCCGAGACGAGGACGCCGACATGGAGAACCGGGTCGTCGCCCAGTTGCTTACGCTGATGGACGGCCTCGAAGACCGGGGCCGCGTCGTCGTCATTGGCGCGACGAACCGCGTCGACGCCATCGACCCGGCGCTGCGCCGCGGTGGCCGCTTCGACCGCGAGATTGAAATCGGCGTCCCCGGCGAGCACGGCCGCCGCGAGATTATGGACGTCCACACGCGGGACATGCCGCTGCACGACGACGTGGATCTGGACCGGATCGCCGCACAGACCCACGGCTTCGTCGGGGCTGACCTCGCATCACTGACTACTGAGGCCGCGATGGCCGCGCTCCGGACCGACCGCGATGATGGCGATGTCCACCAGGACGACTTCGAGACCGCGCTTGCAACGGTCGACCCCAGTGCGATGCGGGAGTATGTCGCCGAGTCGCCGACGGCGACCTTCGACGATGTGGGCGGGCTGGCCGAGGTCAAGCAGACGCTGACCGAGACCATCGAGTGGCCGCTGTCGTACGGTGAACTGTTCACCGCGACGAACACCGACCCGCCAAGCGGCATTCTACTCTATGGCCCGCCGGGGACCGGCAAAACCCTGCTCGCTCGGGCCGTCGCCGGCGAGAGCGACGTGAACTTCATCCACGTCGCCGGCCCCGAAATCATGGACCGCTACGTCGGCGAGAGCGAGGAAGCGGTCCGGGAACTGTTCGAACGCGCCCGCCAGACTGCGCCGAGCATCATCTTCCTCGACGAGATAGACGCCATCGCCAGCCACCGCGGTCAGGGCAACGAAGTCACCGAGCGCGTCGTCTCCCAGCTGCTCGCTGAACTCGACGGCATCACCGAGAACCCCAATCTGGTCGTACTGGCTGCGACTAACCGCCGGGACATGATCGACGATGCGCTCCTGCGACCGGGTCGCCTCGAACAGCACGTCGAGGTCCCGAACCCCGACCGTGACGCCCGCGAAGAGATTCTCGCCGTCCACACCGCCGGGAAGCCACTCGCCGCTGACACCGATATCGAGGACCTTGCCGAAAAGACCGACGGCTTCTCTGGCGCAGAGCTGGAGGCCGTCGTCCGCGAAGCGTCAATGCTGGCTATCCGGGAGGTCGCGTCCGCCTACGGACCAGAAGAAGCCACCGAGAACGCTGAGGAAGTGGAGATCACACCAGCACACTTCAGCGAAGCGCTTGAACGGGAACGCACGCGGTAG
- a CDS encoding RNA-guided endonuclease TnpB family protein: MTDSQALVKTLDFQLDIQSDNESLLYDATLEARSVYNETIRLAKQGVDWDAIPDRVADDANLVKNTTQRVVAKALGAMENYYEYDDFGKPSHTKDGAYPLRANYEEGYNLSLTDDGDVAFRISAKPYKHVTGVLKGSDANLDILQTALESDEWKIGTAEALFHNDNAELHVNVTNTEQTVRDKQDSRTVVGVDVNEDNVALTALSEDGIEDSLVIDFPEIKFERHRYFTMRKRVQNAGKDSIHDTLEGREERFVRDRLHKVSRHIVEWSRQFEKPCIVFEDLKEMRDSIDYGTRMNRRLHHLPFRALQFYTSYKASFEGIPTAWINPEYTSQRCPMCGHTERANRNKKRFNCWDCGHQDHSDRGASVNIAVKGVKKLDWNVPALNSLPVVRKVRRRASGAVDAPTVTQPTVRGYQADGRMGVSD, from the coding sequence ATGACCGACTCACAGGCACTCGTCAAGACGCTGGACTTCCAACTCGACATCCAGAGTGACAACGAGAGCCTGCTGTACGACGCCACCCTCGAAGCGCGGTCGGTGTACAACGAAACCATCCGTCTCGCCAAGCAAGGCGTCGACTGGGACGCGATTCCCGACCGTGTAGCCGACGACGCCAACCTCGTGAAAAACACGACACAGCGCGTCGTCGCCAAAGCACTCGGCGCGATGGAGAACTACTACGAGTACGACGACTTCGGCAAACCCAGTCACACCAAGGACGGCGCGTACCCCCTCCGAGCGAACTACGAGGAGGGGTACAACCTGTCGCTCACCGACGACGGCGACGTGGCGTTCCGCATCAGCGCGAAGCCGTACAAGCACGTCACGGGCGTCCTCAAAGGGAGTGACGCCAACCTCGACATTCTCCAGACCGCACTCGAAAGCGATGAGTGGAAGATTGGGACGGCGGAAGCCCTGTTCCACAACGACAACGCTGAGTTGCACGTCAACGTCACCAACACCGAACAGACCGTTCGAGACAAGCAGGACTCGCGGACGGTCGTCGGTGTGGACGTGAACGAAGACAACGTGGCTCTCACCGCTCTCTCCGAGGATGGCATTGAGGACTCGTTGGTTATTGACTTCCCCGAAATCAAGTTCGAGCGCCACCGCTACTTCACGATGCGGAAGCGCGTCCAGAACGCGGGGAAAGACAGCATCCACGACACGCTGGAAGGGCGTGAGGAACGGTTCGTCCGTGACCGACTCCACAAGGTGTCTCGACACATCGTGGAGTGGAGTCGTCAGTTCGAGAAGCCGTGCATCGTCTTTGAAGACCTCAAAGAGATGCGCGACAGTATCGACTACGGCACGCGGATGAACCGACGCTTGCACCACCTTCCGTTCCGCGCCCTCCAGTTCTATACGTCGTACAAGGCGTCGTTCGAGGGTATCCCGACTGCGTGGATTAACCCCGAGTACACGAGCCAACGGTGTCCGATGTGCGGACACACGGAACGTGCGAACCGTAACAAGAAACGGTTCAATTGTTGGGACTGTGGGCATCAAGACCACAGCGACCGTGGTGCAAGCGTCAACATCGCCGTGAAAGGCGTGAAGAAACTCGATTGGAATGTGCCTGCTCTCAACAGCCTTCCCGTTGTTCGGAAGGTGCGACGGCGGGCATCGGGGGCCGTGGACGCCCCGACCGTGACCCAACCGACCGTTCGAGGCTATCAGGCCGATGGTCGGATGGGAGTGTCCGACTAA
- a CDS encoding competence/damage-inducible protein A, with the protein MRVAVVTVGDELLSGKTVNTNAAWLGQQLAERGVTVGRTTVVPDEISDIARVVNEYHAEFDAVIVTGGLGPTHDDKTIEAVAAAFGRDVVESEDAIAWLEEHGGYTRDDLTDGTGEVPEGSRVLPNHEGVAPGCVVESCYVLPGVPGEMKRMFEEVAEEFAGEQRYVRTVDAAEPESALLDRLAEVQEQFPVKVGSYPGEHVTVRFEGTEEELVEEAAAWFSERVESPTAE; encoded by the coding sequence ATGCGCGTCGCGGTAGTCACCGTCGGAGACGAACTGCTCAGTGGCAAGACGGTCAACACAAACGCTGCGTGGCTTGGACAACAACTCGCGGAGCGTGGCGTCACCGTCGGTCGGACGACGGTCGTCCCCGACGAGATCTCGGACATTGCCCGCGTGGTCAACGAGTATCACGCGGAGTTCGACGCCGTCATCGTCACCGGCGGCCTTGGACCGACGCACGACGACAAAACAATCGAAGCCGTCGCCGCGGCGTTCGGACGGGATGTCGTCGAGAGCGAGGACGCCATTGCGTGGCTGGAGGAACACGGCGGGTACACGCGCGACGACCTGACCGACGGAACGGGCGAGGTACCGGAGGGGTCCCGTGTCTTGCCCAACCACGAGGGGGTCGCGCCCGGTTGTGTCGTCGAGAGCTGCTATGTCTTGCCGGGCGTGCCGGGCGAAATGAAGCGGATGTTCGAGGAGGTCGCAGAAGAGTTCGCCGGCGAGCAGCGGTACGTTCGCACCGTCGACGCCGCTGAGCCCGAGAGCGCACTCCTTGACCGACTGGCAGAGGTACAGGAGCAGTTCCCGGTTAAGGTCGGGAGCTATCCGGGCGAGCACGTGACCGTCCGGTTCGAAGGGACAGAGGAGGAGCTAGTCGAGGAGGCGGCTGCGTGGTTCAGCGAACGCGTTGAGTCACCGACGGCAGAGTGA
- a CDS encoding SRPBCC family protein, with product MTVRVERTMTVPATPERVWEFITDPDKRARPISVVTDWEIIDDTHANWSIELPIPVVSQTMTVKTEDVEQRRPEYARFIGRSKVMTVQGEHELEETADGGTKLTNRFIVDGKLPGVERFFKRNLDDEMQNLEQALRDDLEVEV from the coding sequence ATGACTGTCCGGGTCGAACGAACGATGACTGTGCCGGCCACACCGGAACGTGTCTGGGAATTCATCACCGACCCGGATAAACGGGCCCGGCCAATTAGCGTCGTCACTGACTGGGAAATCATCGACGACACACACGCAAACTGGTCGATTGAGCTCCCAATTCCGGTGGTCAGTCAGACAATGACGGTAAAAACTGAGGACGTCGAACAGCGCCGCCCGGAGTACGCCCGCTTTATCGGTCGCTCGAAGGTGATGACCGTCCAGGGCGAGCACGAACTCGAAGAGACGGCCGACGGCGGGACGAAACTGACGAACCGGTTCATCGTCGACGGCAAACTCCCCGGCGTCGAGCGGTTTTTCAAGCGGAACCTCGACGATGAGATGCAAAACCTCGAACAGGCGCTGCGGGACGACCTCGAAGTCGAAGTATGA
- a CDS encoding LEA type 2 family protein, which yields MGRLKIVGVLVVAVAAVAGGSVALGVLGTPSVASVDNHFAGVSNQTTTVATDLTVTNPNPVGVQLGGVGLNYTVSMNGVEMAQGDRQGIGLGTGNSTLQFTTDMQNDRIPPWWVTHIDNGETTTVGIDATVTSSMLGGQSVSFSQERTIETDLLSQFNSTETRPVEADQPLVSDPVLYINETRGAWDQENLTQSETPLNLAFDVYNPKPYPYTITKVGYTIRMNDVTVGEGETDRGYVLNPGEKTTLEANTAIQNENLDRWWVTHLQRNQQTDLYRRSRPSASGLDPEGEGRKPR from the coding sequence ATGGGTCGGTTGAAAATAGTTGGCGTGCTGGTTGTCGCAGTCGCTGCTGTCGCGGGGGGCAGCGTCGCACTCGGCGTCCTGGGCACGCCCAGTGTCGCGTCGGTGGACAATCACTTCGCAGGTGTCTCGAACCAGACGACTACCGTGGCGACGGACCTGACCGTGACCAATCCCAACCCGGTCGGCGTCCAGCTGGGCGGCGTCGGACTCAATTACACGGTCTCAATGAACGGCGTAGAGATGGCACAGGGCGACAGGCAGGGCATCGGTCTCGGCACCGGCAACTCGACGCTACAGTTCACCACCGACATGCAAAACGACCGTATCCCGCCGTGGTGGGTCACTCACATCGACAACGGCGAGACGACGACAGTAGGTATCGACGCCACCGTCACGTCCTCGATGCTCGGCGGACAGTCAGTGTCCTTCAGTCAGGAACGAACTATCGAGACGGACCTCCTCAGCCAGTTCAACTCCACCGAGACGCGGCCCGTTGAGGCAGACCAGCCGCTCGTGTCGGACCCCGTCCTCTACATCAACGAGACCCGCGGCGCGTGGGACCAGGAGAACCTCACCCAGTCCGAGACACCACTGAACCTTGCCTTCGACGTGTACAACCCAAAGCCGTACCCTTACACAATCACCAAAGTCGGCTACACCATTCGGATGAACGACGTGACCGTCGGCGAGGGCGAAACGGATCGTGGCTACGTCCTCAACCCAGGCGAGAAGACGACACTCGAAGCGAACACCGCTATCCAGAACGAGAATCTAGACCGCTGGTGGGTGACCCATCTCCAGCGAAATCAACAGACAGACCTCTACAGGCGGAGCAGGCCGAGTGCCTCGGGGCTTGACCCCGAGGGTGAAGGCCGTAAGCCCCGTTAA
- a CDS encoding HalOD1 output domain-containing protein — MKRPVDPSTPVHIAVKETIAALEDCHPTQLGSLEMVVDGERLDAVLDAPSEELPMLFQYCGYTVSVDDTGTLCVEN, encoded by the coding sequence ATGAAGCGGCCTGTCGACCCATCGACACCCGTTCATATCGCCGTCAAAGAGACCATCGCGGCACTTGAGGACTGCCACCCTACACAACTTGGGAGCCTTGAGATGGTCGTTGACGGTGAACGACTGGACGCGGTGCTGGATGCCCCGTCAGAGGAGTTACCGATGCTGTTCCAGTACTGTGGCTATACGGTATCAGTCGATGACACGGGGACACTCTGTGTCGAGAACTGA
- a CDS encoding carbon-nitrogen family hydrolase, translating to MRLTLAQTDVSSDSVTENVSRATTAIRDAAAEGADLVVLPELFSIGYFAFDRYAREAEGLNGETLSQVRSVAADHDVAVLAGSVVEDLAASADSGFDVPADEGLANTAVFFDRDGERRAVYRKHHLFGYDSAESQLLEPGETVPTVDFEEFTIGVTTCYDLRFPELYRHLVDEGVTLTLVPSAWPYPRVEHWKLFGRARAVENQLYVAAANGVGQFEEAELLGRSTVYDPWGTTLASADDHPALVTATLDPARVEQVREEFPALADRRTDWP from the coding sequence ATGAGGCTCACGCTTGCCCAGACAGACGTATCGTCGGATTCGGTGACCGAGAACGTCAGTCGCGCGACGACCGCCATCAGGGACGCGGCCGCGGAGGGCGCGGACCTCGTTGTGCTCCCGGAACTGTTCAGCATCGGGTACTTCGCCTTCGACCGCTACGCTCGCGAGGCGGAGGGACTGAACGGCGAGACGCTCAGCCAGGTTCGCAGCGTCGCCGCGGACCACGACGTGGCGGTGCTGGCCGGCAGCGTCGTCGAGGACCTCGCGGCCAGCGCTGACAGCGGGTTCGACGTGCCCGCGGATGAGGGGCTGGCCAATACTGCTGTATTCTTCGACCGCGACGGGGAACGCCGGGCGGTGTATCGCAAGCACCACCTGTTCGGCTACGACTCTGCGGAATCCCAGTTACTGGAGCCGGGTGAGACGGTTCCGACTGTCGACTTTGAGGAATTCACCATCGGAGTCACCACCTGCTATGACCTCCGGTTCCCCGAGCTGTATCGCCACCTCGTCGACGAAGGTGTGACGCTGACGCTCGTGCCCAGTGCGTGGCCGTATCCGCGCGTCGAACACTGGAAACTGTTCGGTCGCGCCCGTGCCGTCGAGAACCAACTGTACGTCGCCGCGGCGAACGGCGTCGGACAGTTCGAGGAGGCGGAACTGCTGGGGCGGTCGACGGTGTACGACCCGTGGGGGACGACACTCGCCAGCGCTGACGACCACCCGGCGCTGGTGACTGCCACCCTCGACCCGGCGCGCGTCGAGCAGGTCCGCGAGGAGTTCCCGGCGCTTGCTGACCGCCGGACGGACTGGCCGTAA
- a CDS encoding DUF7123 family protein codes for MADYSEEDRRILEYLRDSVSRGESYFRAKNIAEQLGLSSKQVGARLPRLAEEADEVEIEKWGRARSTTWRVTPTG; via the coding sequence ATGGCCGATTACAGCGAGGAAGACCGACGCATTCTCGAATATCTCCGGGACAGCGTCTCGCGTGGAGAGAGCTACTTCCGCGCGAAGAACATCGCTGAGCAGCTCGGCCTCTCGTCGAAGCAAGTGGGAGCGCGGCTGCCACGCTTAGCTGAAGAGGCCGACGAAGTCGAAATCGAGAAGTGGGGCCGAGCGCGGTCGACGACGTGGCGCGTCACGCCGACCGGATAG